In a genomic window of Cynocephalus volans isolate mCynVol1 chromosome 1, mCynVol1.pri, whole genome shotgun sequence:
- the SPATC1L gene encoding speriolin-like protein yields the protein MAEGSELMNRLVSENADLKKQVRLLKENQMLRRLLSESCPDSCSRGGREPLFLKATPYPEACSPGSGGPDFTRYTGVPDTPPQLQTSSLEDLLCSHAPLSSEDDASPGCATSSHAPFKAFLGPPELHNPRSTDRKLSPILSPLQDPLADKTLLEAREMVRPKKVCFSESSLPTGDRTRRSYYLNEIQSFSSVEKDGRIVGEIAFQLDRRILAYVFPGVTRLYGFTVSNIPEKIKQTSVKSLDGSVDEKKLRELTHRYLTLMARLEKLGYNRDVHPVFSEFLINTYGILKQRPDLRANPLHSSPAALRKLVIDIVPPKFLGDSLLLLNCLCDLSKEDSKPLFAW from the exons ATGGCCGAGGGCAGCGAGCTGATGAACAGGCTCGTGAGCGAGAACGCGGACCTGAAGAAGCAGGTGCGGCTGCTGAAGGAAAACCAGATGCTGCGGCGGCTGCTCAGTGAGAGCTGCCCGGACAGTTGCAGTCGCGGGGGCCGCGAGCCCCTCTTCCTCAAGGCCACCCCCTACCCCGAGGCCTGCTCCCCTGGCAGCGGAG GTCCAGATTTCACAAGGTACACTGGTGTCCCCGACACGCCACCGCAGCTGCAGACGTCCTCCCTGGAGGACCTCCTGTGCTCACACGCCCCCCTCTCCAGCGAGGACGATGCCTCCCCGGGTTGCGCAACCTCCTCTCATGCACCCTTTAAGGCCTTCCTTGGCCCCCCGGAGCTGCACAACCCCCGAAGCACCGACAGGAAGCTGTCCCCAATCCTTAGCCCCTTGCAGGACCCGCTTGCAGACAAGACCTTGCTGGAGGCCAGGGAGATGGTCCGGCCTAAGAAGGTGTGCTTCTCGGAGAGCAGCCTGCCCACTGGGGACAGGACCAGGAGGAGCTACTACCTCAACG AGATCCAGAGCTTCAGCAGCGTGGAGAAGGATGGCCGCATCGTCGGGGAGATCGCCTTCCAGCTGGACCGGCGCATCCTGGCCTATGTCTTCCCGGGTGTGACGCGGCTCTATGGCTTCACGGTGTCCAACATCCCTGAGAAGATCAAGCAG ACCTCAGTCAAGTCCCTGGACGGCTCCGTAGATGAGAAGAAGCTGCGTGAGCTGACGCACCGCTACCTGACACTGATGGCACGGCTGGAGAAGCTGGGCTACAACCGGGACGTGCACCCCGTGTTCAGCGAGTTCCTCATCAACACCTATGGCATCCTGAAGCAACGGCCTGATCTGCGTGCCAACCCTCTGCACAGCAGCCCGGCCGCCCTGCGCAAGCTTGTCATCGACATCGTGCCCCCCAAGTTCCTGGGTGACTCACTGCTGCTGCTCAACTGCCTGTGTGATCTCTCCAAGGAGGACAGCAAGCCTCTCTTCGCCTGGTAG